The following proteins are co-located in the Sporosarcina pasteurii genome:
- a CDS encoding nitrate reductase subunit alpha, with protein sequence MQKQKRRKFDFKYFKPIEKFSGNWSILDEKSREWEDMYRKRWSHDKVVRTTHGVNCTGSCSWKVFVKNGIITWENQQIDYPSCGPDMPEFEPRGCPRGASFSWYEYSPLRVKHPYIRGKLWRLWTKAVSELKDPVKAWASIVEDPKKADEYKRARGKGGHVRVDWRDATIMIAAQLIYTIQQYGPDRIAGFTPIPAMSMVSYASGARFISLLGGEMLSFYDWYADLPPSSPQIWGEQTDVPESSDWYNSGYIIMWGSNVPLTRTPDAHFLTEVRYKGTKVVSVAPDYAESVVHADDWIAAHPGTDAAVAQAMTHVILDEFYQKRQEPLFMNYAKQYTDMPFLILMEEHQGAYKAGRFLRASDLGKESQNAEWKPVIFDEVTNEIIVPNGTMGQRWEDDAKWNLILENEDGTKVEPALSIADHDAEWKDIVFPYFDNVSNGTFNRPIPVKKIKCGDGQERLVATVYDLMLSQYGINRIGSELEASGYDDAESFYTPAWQEKITGVKPELVTQIAHEFAQNAIDTGGRSMIIMGAGINHWFNSDTIYRSILNLVTLTASQGVNGGGWAHYVGQEKCRPIEGWATVAFARDWQAPPRLQNATSFFYFATDQWKYEEMGADLLMSPTAGKARYEHPADYNVLAARLGWLPSYPQFNKNSLTFAEDAAKEGKVTTEEIVDYTVEQLTSGKTKFAAEDPGAPENFPRSLFVWRSNLVSSSAKGQEYFMKHLFGTSDGLLATPNDDLKPEEMAWRDDVEGKLDLLVAIDFRMTATPMYADIVLPAATWYEKHDLSSTDMHPFVHPFNPAVDPLWEARSDWDIYRSIAEAFSTMAKTHLPGVYKDLVTTPLAHDSTQEIAQPYGEVRDWKKGEVEAIPGKTMPAMTVVERDYTQVYDKYVTLGPLLATGKVGAHGVSFSVAEEYELMKSINGTYFDESIKNGLPKLHTAKQAAEVILTLSSATNGKVSQKAFEVAEEMTGVKLKDISADRAAERFTFADITAQPREVIPTPVFSGSNKLGRRYSPFTTNIERLVPFRTLTGRQHFYIDHELFLDFGEALPVFKPTLPPMVFGPRDKQIIGGQDSLVLRYLTPHGKWNIHSTYQDNQHMLTLFRGGPTVWISDEDAKEHDIDDNQWLEVYNRNGVVTARAVVSHRMPKGTMFMYHAQDKHIQVPGSEITETRGGSHNAPTRIHMKPTQMVGGYAQLSYGFNYYGPIGNQRDVYVAVRKMKEVNWLED encoded by the coding sequence ATGCAAAAACAGAAGCGTAGAAAGTTTGATTTCAAATACTTCAAACCGATAGAAAAGTTTTCGGGAAATTGGTCGATATTAGATGAAAAAAGTAGAGAATGGGAAGATATGTATCGAAAACGTTGGTCGCACGATAAAGTTGTCCGAACAACGCACGGGGTAAACTGTACGGGTTCTTGTAGTTGGAAGGTGTTCGTGAAAAACGGGATTATTACGTGGGAAAATCAGCAAATTGATTATCCATCATGTGGTCCTGACATGCCAGAGTTTGAACCGCGCGGCTGTCCACGTGGGGCATCGTTTTCTTGGTATGAATACAGTCCACTCAGAGTAAAGCATCCATACATACGAGGAAAGTTGTGGCGTTTATGGACAAAAGCTGTTTCAGAATTAAAAGATCCTGTAAAAGCATGGGCAAGTATCGTAGAAGATCCGAAAAAAGCTGATGAATATAAAAGAGCGCGTGGAAAAGGTGGCCATGTTCGTGTAGATTGGCGTGATGCAACAATTATGATTGCGGCTCAACTAATTTATACAATTCAACAATATGGACCTGACCGCATAGCTGGTTTTACGCCAATTCCTGCTATGTCCATGGTTAGTTATGCTTCAGGCGCGCGTTTCATATCGTTGCTTGGCGGAGAAATGCTTAGTTTTTACGACTGGTATGCGGATTTACCACCTTCTTCCCCACAAATTTGGGGAGAGCAGACGGACGTACCAGAATCAAGTGATTGGTATAACTCTGGTTATATCATTATGTGGGGTTCAAACGTACCGCTTACGAGAACACCAGACGCTCACTTCTTAACAGAAGTCCGTTATAAAGGAACGAAAGTCGTTTCCGTAGCACCAGATTATGCGGAAAGCGTTGTGCATGCTGACGATTGGATTGCAGCGCACCCAGGTACAGATGCGGCTGTGGCACAGGCGATGACGCATGTAATTTTAGATGAGTTTTATCAAAAACGACAAGAGCCGCTATTCATGAATTACGCGAAACAATATACAGATATGCCTTTTTTAATTCTAATGGAAGAACATCAGGGCGCTTACAAGGCGGGGCGTTTTCTACGTGCAAGTGACTTAGGGAAGGAGTCGCAAAATGCGGAATGGAAGCCGGTCATTTTTGACGAGGTGACAAATGAAATCATCGTTCCAAACGGCACAATGGGTCAACGTTGGGAAGATGATGCAAAATGGAATTTAATATTAGAAAACGAAGACGGTACAAAAGTTGAACCTGCATTATCCATTGCTGACCATGACGCGGAGTGGAAGGATATTGTTTTCCCTTATTTCGATAACGTTTCAAACGGTACATTCAATAGACCAATCCCAGTAAAAAAAATCAAATGCGGAGATGGTCAAGAGCGACTTGTGGCAACTGTGTACGATTTAATGCTTAGCCAGTACGGAATTAATCGAATTGGCAGTGAGCTTGAAGCGTCTGGGTATGATGACGCGGAGTCATTTTACACGCCTGCTTGGCAAGAGAAGATTACAGGTGTAAAACCAGAGCTAGTCACCCAAATAGCGCATGAATTTGCTCAAAACGCGATTGATACAGGTGGACGTTCCATGATTATTATGGGGGCAGGGATTAACCACTGGTTTAACAGTGATACGATTTACAGATCGATTTTAAACCTTGTTACGCTAACTGCATCACAAGGTGTCAATGGTGGTGGTTGGGCGCATTATGTTGGGCAGGAGAAATGTCGTCCGATTGAAGGATGGGCTACGGTTGCTTTTGCACGTGATTGGCAAGCGCCGCCTCGATTACAAAATGCAACATCCTTCTTCTATTTCGCGACTGACCAATGGAAATACGAAGAAATGGGTGCAGATTTGCTCATGTCACCGACTGCTGGCAAGGCGCGTTACGAACATCCAGCCGACTATAATGTGCTAGCAGCTAGATTAGGTTGGTTACCATCCTACCCGCAGTTTAATAAAAATAGTTTAACATTCGCAGAGGATGCGGCGAAAGAAGGAAAAGTAACGACCGAAGAAATTGTTGATTACACAGTTGAACAATTAACATCTGGTAAAACTAAATTTGCCGCGGAAGACCCGGGGGCACCAGAAAACTTCCCGCGTTCATTATTTGTCTGGCGTTCGAATCTAGTTTCCAGTTCTGCAAAGGGGCAAGAGTATTTCATGAAGCATTTATTCGGTACATCGGATGGGTTGCTTGCAACACCAAATGATGACTTGAAACCTGAAGAAATGGCTTGGCGAGATGATGTTGAAGGAAAACTAGATTTGCTTGTCGCGATTGACTTCCGTATGACGGCCACACCAATGTACGCCGATATTGTGCTACCGGCAGCGACTTGGTATGAAAAGCATGACTTGTCATCGACGGATATGCATCCGTTTGTTCATCCGTTCAATCCTGCTGTAGATCCGCTGTGGGAAGCGCGTTCTGACTGGGATATTTATCGCTCAATCGCAGAAGCATTTTCTACCATGGCTAAAACGCATTTGCCTGGTGTGTATAAAGATCTTGTCACAACGCCGCTTGCACATGATTCTACACAAGAAATTGCACAACCTTACGGGGAAGTAAGAGATTGGAAAAAGGGCGAAGTTGAGGCGATTCCGGGTAAAACGATGCCTGCGATGACGGTTGTCGAGCGAGATTATACGCAAGTATATGACAAATACGTCACGCTGGGGCCACTGCTTGCAACAGGAAAAGTAGGCGCACACGGAGTGAGTTTCTCCGTGGCAGAAGAATATGAATTGATGAAGAGCATAAATGGAACTTATTTTGACGAGTCAATTAAAAATGGACTGCCTAAATTGCATACTGCCAAACAAGCAGCTGAGGTAATTTTAACGTTATCATCCGCGACAAATGGAAAAGTTTCGCAAAAAGCATTCGAAGTGGCGGAAGAAATGACTGGGGTAAAGTTGAAAGATATTTCTGCGGATAGAGCAGCCGAGAGATTTACATTTGCTGACATTACAGCACAACCGCGTGAAGTAATTCCAACGCCTGTGTTTTCAGGGTCAAATAAATTGGGCAGACGCTATTCGCCGTTCACAACGAATATCGAAAGGCTGGTACCCTTTAGAACATTGACAGGAAGGCAACATTTCTATATTGACCATGAATTATTCTTAGACTTTGGTGAAGCATTACCTGTCTTTAAACCAACATTGCCACCAATGGTATTTGGGCCGCGTGATAAACAAATTATCGGAGGGCAAGATTCTCTAGTTCTAAGATACTTAACACCGCACGGTAAGTGGAATATTCACTCGACTTACCAGGATAATCAACATATGTTGACGCTTTTCCGTGGTGGACCAACCGTTTGGATTTCTGATGAAGATGCTAAGGAACATGATATAGATGATAACCAATGGCTTGAAGTTTATAACCGCAATGGGGTCGTAACTGCGCGGGCTGTTGTGAGTCACAGAATGCCGAAAGGAACAATGTTTATGTATCATGCTCAGGATAAACATATTCAAGTTCCAGGTTCTGAAATTACAGAAACACGCGGTGGAAGTCATAACGCACCGACGCGGATTCATATGAAACCAACGCAAATGGTTGGTGGTTATGCGCAATTAAGTTATGGGTTTAACTATTACGGACCAATCGGAAATCAGCGGGACGTTTATGTCGCAGTCCGCAAGATGAAGGAGGTAAATTGGCTTGAAGATTAA
- the narH gene encoding nitrate reductase subunit beta, which yields MKIKAQVAMVMNLDKCIGCHTCSVTCKSTWTNREGAEYMWFNNVETKPGIGYPKRWEDQELYKGGWHLNKKGKLELKSGSKLSKIALGKIFYNPDMPEMQDYYEPWTYDYEKLTMAGESEHTPVARAKSVVTGEYMDLEWGPNWEDQLAGAHITGPQDPNIEKIEEEIKFNFEKAFMMYLPRLCEHCLNPSCVASCPSGAMYKRDEDGIVLVDQEACRGWRYCMTGCPYKKVYFNWKTNKAEKCTFCFPRVESGLPTVCSETCTGRIRYLGVLLYDADRVLEAASTPNEQDLYQAQCDLFLDPHDPEVIEQARKDGISEEWLEAAQNSPVYKLAIEYKLAFPLHPEYRTLPMVWYVPPLSPIMNYFEGKDSIKNPDAIFPAIEEMRIPVQYLANMLTAGDTKTVKEALQRMAMMRSYMRALSSGKEFDESRLERVGLTAHQTRKMYRLLAIAKYEDRFVIPTSTRSKHMNAYRAQGSTGYDEMGDYSMGMSESPYSYAGTIPMEDGSCDGCGPVAPKKTGKQIYEENFYGGIWRD from the coding sequence TTGAAGATTAAAGCACAAGTTGCAATGGTAATGAATTTAGATAAATGTATTGGATGTCATACATGTAGTGTAACGTGTAAATCAACATGGACAAATCGTGAAGGCGCCGAATATATGTGGTTTAATAACGTTGAAACAAAGCCGGGTATTGGTTACCCGAAACGTTGGGAAGATCAAGAACTTTACAAAGGTGGGTGGCACCTGAATAAAAAAGGTAAGCTAGAATTAAAGTCAGGTTCGAAATTATCGAAAATTGCATTAGGTAAAATATTCTATAACCCTGACATGCCTGAAATGCAAGATTACTATGAACCGTGGACATATGACTATGAGAAGTTAACGATGGCAGGGGAAAGTGAGCACACGCCTGTAGCACGTGCTAAATCTGTTGTCACTGGAGAGTATATGGACTTAGAGTGGGGACCGAACTGGGAAGACCAGTTAGCAGGTGCTCATATTACAGGGCCACAAGATCCGAACATCGAAAAAATCGAAGAGGAAATCAAATTTAATTTTGAAAAAGCATTTATGATGTATTTGCCGAGACTCTGTGAACATTGTTTAAATCCATCGTGCGTCGCTTCTTGCCCATCTGGTGCAATGTATAAACGCGATGAGGACGGAATTGTCCTTGTTGACCAAGAAGCTTGTCGTGGTTGGCGCTATTGTATGACGGGGTGTCCATATAAGAAGGTCTACTTTAACTGGAAAACAAATAAAGCGGAAAAATGTACATTTTGTTTCCCGCGTGTTGAGTCAGGATTACCAACAGTTTGTTCAGAGACATGTACAGGACGTATACGCTATTTAGGTGTTTTACTTTATGATGCAGACCGCGTATTGGAAGCAGCATCTACACCTAACGAACAAGATTTATATCAAGCACAATGTGACTTGTTTCTTGATCCGCATGACCCTGAAGTAATTGAACAGGCTCGTAAAGATGGGATTTCCGAGGAATGGCTTGAGGCAGCACAAAATTCGCCTGTTTACAAATTAGCAATAGAGTATAAGCTGGCATTCCCACTACATCCGGAGTACCGTACACTTCCGATGGTCTGGTATGTACCGCCGTTAAGCCCAATCATGAACTACTTTGAAGGTAAAGATTCCATAAAAAATCCAGATGCGATTTTCCCGGCCATTGAAGAAATGCGTATTCCTGTTCAATACTTAGCGAACATGTTGACAGCTGGAGACACGAAAACTGTGAAAGAAGCATTACAACGTATGGCGATGATGCGGTCTTATATGAGAGCCTTGTCATCCGGTAAGGAATTTGATGAGTCGCGTCTTGAGAGAGTTGGATTAACAGCCCATCAAACCCGAAAAATGTATCGTCTCCTTGCAATTGCAAAATATGAAGATCGTTTTGTCATTCCAACATCCACAAGATCAAAGCATATGAACGCTTATCGCGCGCAAGGTTCAACTGGATACGATGAAATGGGCGATTATAGTATGGGTATGTCTGAAAGTCCATACAGTTATGCGGGCACGATCCCAATGGAAGATGGCAGTTGTGATGGCTGTGGACCAGTTGCGCCAAAGAAGACAGGAAAACAAATTTATGAAGAGAACTTCTATGGGGGGATTTGGCGTGATTGA
- the narJ gene encoding nitrate reductase molybdenum cofactor assembly chaperone yields the protein MIDLEKLYEEKHIFGFFANQLTYPEKLTYHPSVFEESVDSSHPAYEDLKKYWDKMFGHSLEKIQEMYTNTFDFQKETTLFMTYVKYEDAKDRGQMLARLKVLYEMFGLSMPDSELSDYLPLMCEFIYAAEWIGDDRAPRSFGMLLAVMEDGSYHLLKALEKYNSPYFYLIKGLRETFKSCIRQEAHRP from the coding sequence GTGATTGATTTAGAGAAGTTATATGAAGAAAAACATATCTTTGGCTTCTTTGCAAATCAACTTACGTACCCCGAAAAACTTACGTATCATCCGTCGGTATTTGAAGAGTCCGTGGACTCTTCTCACCCGGCGTATGAAGACCTAAAAAAGTATTGGGATAAAATGTTTGGACACAGTCTAGAAAAAATTCAAGAGATGTATACAAATACATTTGATTTTCAAAAAGAAACGACTTTGTTTATGACCTATGTGAAGTATGAAGATGCAAAGGACCGCGGTCAAATGCTTGCGAGATTAAAAGTTTTATACGAAATGTTCGGCCTTAGTATGCCCGATAGTGAGCTATCTGACTATCTTCCATTAATGTGCGAGTTTATTTACGCGGCTGAATGGATAGGGGATGACAGGGCCCCGAGGAGCTTCGGGATGCTTTTAGCAGTAATGGAAGATGGTTCGTATCATTTATTAAAAGCGCTCGAAAAATATAATAGCCCCTATTTTTATTTAATCAAAGGATTAAGAGAAACGTTTAAGTCTTGTATACGTCAGGAGGCGCATCGGCCATGA
- the narI gene encoding respiratory nitrate reductase subunit gamma, which yields MIEQFLWVIFPYLCIAIFIVGHIFRWRTDQFGWTAKSSEFIEKKQLMIGSLLFHIGIIPVIAGHVVGLGVPKEWTQAVGISDELYHMGAFWVGGFFGVVTFLGMLILTSRRFTIKSVRELSSASDLIVNALLLFIVFIGMYSVIGTSITQPDFDYRDSISIWFRKLLIFQPEASFMSSVPLAFQLHILSGFLITAMWPFTRLVHVWSVPLNYLERSYIIYRRHRQNNN from the coding sequence ATGATTGAACAATTTTTATGGGTTATTTTTCCTTACTTATGTATTGCAATATTTATTGTCGGTCATATATTTAGATGGCGAACTGATCAATTTGGATGGACAGCAAAATCTAGCGAGTTTATTGAAAAGAAACAATTGATGATTGGGAGTTTACTATTCCACATTGGAATTATTCCCGTTATCGCTGGGCATGTCGTGGGTTTGGGGGTCCCAAAAGAATGGACACAGGCCGTTGGAATAAGTGACGAACTCTACCATATGGGTGCCTTTTGGGTAGGTGGATTCTTTGGCGTTGTGACATTTTTAGGTATGCTAATATTAACGTCACGTCGATTTACGATAAAAAGTGTGCGTGAATTATCGTCTGCTTCAGATTTGATTGTGAATGCGCTTTTATTGTTTATCGTGTTCATTGGGATGTACAGTGTGATTGGTACAAGCATCACCCAACCAGATTTTGATTATCGTGATTCAATTTCGATTTGGTTTCGTAAGTTATTAATCTTTCAACCAGAAGCTAGCTTTATGTCGAGTGTTCCACTAGCCTTTCAACTTCATATCTTATCTGGTTTTTTAATTACAGCGATGTGGCCATTTACAAGATTAGTTCACGTTTGGAGTGTACCATTAAATTATCTGGAAAGAAGTTATATTATATACAGAAGACATCGTCAGAATAATAATTGA
- a CDS encoding GAF domain-containing protein — protein MCDQTPFNYEQALKKIKDKFHFDFIALALVQSAELRYVLKWEHVLGNKSDRYRRIVLQSGKGIAGNVFKTGKPFLVENVEREIGKTDLFNYPILGAESLTSFGAIPLYKENRVKGVLLVAFRDDQEVTPDLFEQFKNEAIPTFSPYYHLEMVEE, from the coding sequence ATGTGTGATCAAACACCGTTCAACTATGAACAAGCACTTAAAAAAATAAAAGATAAATTTCATTTTGATTTTATCGCCCTAGCACTCGTACAATCAGCAGAACTTCGATACGTATTAAAGTGGGAACATGTTCTTGGAAACAAAAGTGACCGGTATCGAAGAATTGTTTTACAATCGGGCAAAGGAATCGCAGGTAATGTATTTAAAACGGGAAAGCCTTTCTTAGTCGAGAACGTAGAACGTGAAATAGGGAAAACTGACTTATTTAACTATCCGATTCTCGGTGCTGAATCGCTGACTAGCTTTGGAGCAATTCCACTATATAAAGAAAATCGTGTAAAAGGTGTACTTCTCGTTGCTTTCCGAGATGACCAGGAAGTAACGCCTGACCTTTTTGAGCAATTTAAAAATGAAGCGATTCCAACATTCAGTCCATATTACCATTTGGAGATGGTGGAGGAATGA
- a CDS encoding sensor histidine kinase, protein MRALQNEQLTNLLMKMYDNSGEALLFFDCSKRVIAMNRAAELILDTDVVKRMIDGERKAICLSCKGYTSEQELRTCVSCYLSNPSVDFSSFQVYLDTKGKGIIPYMASYQTIDEENGIRLLMLRDSTKQLATQEALYQSTMTKRIIKAQEDERKRISRELHDSVAQEMLSAVVDLRVLKYMNIDDEALKKIQQTEGSLMRLLEDIRHLSVELRPATLDDLGLEAAFRTHFKWIEKNYGLVINFSADLKAKRYEEEIETVVYRVCQEAVFNAVKYAGTDLIAVSLFEHAGNLELHVEDEGIGFDINEGHSKGTGLGLYGMRERAELVGGQLIIQTNVDEGTRICLKVPLH, encoded by the coding sequence ATGAGAGCGCTTCAGAATGAACAATTGACAAATTTATTAATGAAAATGTATGACAACTCAGGTGAGGCCCTTTTATTTTTTGATTGTTCGAAGAGAGTCATTGCGATGAACCGAGCAGCCGAACTCATATTAGACACTGATGTTGTGAAACGCATGATCGATGGAGAAAGGAAAGCAATTTGTCTATCTTGTAAGGGGTATACAAGTGAACAAGAATTACGAACTTGCGTTTCTTGTTATTTATCGAATCCGTCGGTTGACTTTAGTTCCTTCCAAGTGTATTTGGATACAAAAGGGAAAGGCATCATTCCGTATATGGCAAGTTACCAAACGATTGACGAGGAAAATGGCATACGCTTGCTTATGCTTCGGGATTCTACTAAGCAACTTGCAACACAAGAGGCGTTATATCAAAGTACCATGACGAAGAGAATTATTAAGGCACAAGAAGATGAGAGAAAACGTATTTCTCGTGAACTCCATGATAGTGTTGCGCAAGAAATGTTAAGCGCAGTCGTTGATTTGCGTGTATTAAAATATATGAACATTGACGATGAAGCATTGAAGAAAATTCAGCAAACGGAAGGCTCACTGATGCGTCTACTTGAAGATATTCGTCATCTTTCTGTAGAACTAAGGCCCGCTACATTAGATGATTTAGGGTTAGAAGCAGCTTTTCGCACTCATTTTAAATGGATTGAAAAAAATTATGGGTTAGTGATTAATTTCTCCGCGGATTTAAAAGCAAAACGTTATGAAGAGGAAATTGAAACTGTCGTTTACCGTGTGTGTCAAGAGGCTGTTTTCAATGCGGTAAAATATGCTGGCACAGATTTGATTGCAGTAAGTCTATTCGAACATGCGGGCAACCTTGAACTGCATGTAGAAGATGAAGGAATTGGATTCGATATTAATGAAGGTCATTCAAAAGGAACTGGCCTTGGTTTATATGGGATGAGAGAACGTGCAGAACTTGTTGGCGGGCAGTTAATCATTCAAACGAATGTTGACGAAGGAACACGAATTTGCTTAAAAGTTCCGCTTCACTAG
- a CDS encoding response regulator transcription factor, with the protein MKIIIADDHAVVRSGFMHILNFQEDMEVVATAADGLEAYALVAKHRPDVILMDLSMPPGESGLIATGKIHEDFPKTKILILTMHDDEEYLFHVLRNGASGYVLKNAPDEELLSAIRTVHKGDTYIHPTMATSLVREFVKQDIDGPEDDPFKILTKREIEVLPLAAKGYGNKEIAEKLFISVKTVEAHKARIMEKLNLKNRPELIEYALRKKLLNF; encoded by the coding sequence TTGAAAATCATTATTGCGGATGACCATGCTGTTGTACGGAGTGGTTTTATGCATATTTTAAATTTTCAAGAGGATATGGAAGTGGTGGCAACAGCTGCTGACGGACTCGAAGCGTACGCCCTGGTTGCGAAGCATCGACCTGATGTTATATTGATGGATTTAAGTATGCCGCCAGGTGAAAGTGGCTTGATCGCAACTGGAAAAATTCATGAGGATTTTCCAAAGACAAAAATTTTAATCTTAACGATGCATGATGATGAAGAGTATTTATTTCATGTATTGAGAAATGGTGCATCCGGATATGTATTGAAAAATGCACCTGATGAAGAACTATTGTCTGCGATACGTACAGTACATAAAGGCGATACGTATATTCATCCAACGATGGCAACGTCACTCGTCCGTGAGTTCGTCAAACAAGATATAGATGGCCCGGAAGATGACCCATTTAAAATTTTAACGAAACGCGAAATAGAAGTGTTGCCACTTGCTGCGAAAGGATACGGCAATAAAGAAATAGCTGAGAAACTATTTATCTCGGTCAAAACAGTCGAAGCGCACAAAGCGCGTATTATGGAGAAATTAAACTTGAAAAATCGACCTGAACTGATTGAATATGCACTTCGAAAAAAGTTATTAAATTTTTAA
- a CDS encoding hemerythrin domain-containing protein, producing the protein MAETAKFKFSLPALRVLENEHQYLSYLMEEWHIIVLAFERNIYTVEEGHEAIQALRKLIVEFIEPLKNHTEKEEAFLFPMLAQYVGDEQGPVQATEEEHEEIDAYIGHFLHHTLGDVGHFTMEDMQKVVNDAAEAFEVLAVHFVKEESILFPMVDNILRIEEQDKLYEQLYTPII; encoded by the coding sequence ATGGCTGAAACAGCTAAATTTAAATTTTCGCTACCTGCCCTAAGGGTATTGGAAAATGAACATCAGTATTTGTCCTATTTAATGGAAGAGTGGCATATAATTGTCCTTGCTTTTGAGCGGAATATTTATACGGTTGAAGAAGGTCATGAAGCAATACAAGCTCTTAGAAAATTAATTGTTGAGTTTATCGAACCGTTAAAAAATCACACTGAAAAAGAAGAAGCATTTTTATTCCCAATGCTAGCCCAGTACGTCGGAGATGAGCAAGGACCCGTGCAGGCAACCGAAGAAGAGCATGAAGAAATCGATGCATATATTGGGCACTTTCTCCATCATACTTTAGGAGATGTCGGTCATTTTACGATGGAAGATATGCAAAAAGTAGTAAATGATGCTGCAGAGGCATTTGAAGTACTGGCCGTGCACTTTGTTAAAGAAGAATCTATTCTATTTCCAATGGTAGATAATATTTTACGTATAGAAGAACAAGACAAACTTTATGAGCAATTGTATACACCGATTATTTAA
- a CDS encoding nitrate/nitrite transporter, with translation MIKKVQLPLQTLNLTVGFAVWVLISSLIPFIVEDISIPPERLAIVTAVPIVLGSVLRIPFGYYANMIGARLVFLISFIILLFPVFYISAASSFMDLIIGGTFLGIGGAVFSVGVTSLPKYYPKEKHGLVNGVYGIGNLGTAVSTFTAPIIATQIGWTATVKLYLIVLVIFAALNFFLGDKAEPKVKAPIMDQIKSVYKDEKLWFFSLFYFITFGSFVAFTVFLPNFLVSYFGIEKVDAGMRTAGFIVLATAFRPIGGWLGDKFPPLNLLMVCFAGLTGAAVVLAFSPSIGLYTVGSLIIAVCAGAGNGLIFKLVPTFFNKQAGIVNGIVSMMGGLGGFFPPLLLSVVYSMTGSYSIGFMAFSQVALVSLILVIWLYYMDRLKLASDVFESTGQGILVTNAAGTIESVNPAFTELTGYSEEEVIGRNPNILSSGRQSSEFYTTMWGQIGQEGEWTGKLWNKKKDGEEYLELLSIHTVTDSTGEVLRYVGTFTDITPE, from the coding sequence TTGATTAAGAAAGTGCAATTGCCGTTACAAACGTTAAACTTAACAGTAGGGTTCGCGGTATGGGTGTTAATCTCTTCTCTAATTCCTTTTATCGTAGAAGATATTTCGATTCCCCCGGAAAGGTTAGCAATCGTGACAGCTGTACCGATTGTGCTTGGCTCGGTTCTACGTATTCCATTTGGATACTATGCCAACATGATTGGTGCTAGATTAGTATTTTTAATTAGTTTTATTATACTGTTGTTCCCTGTGTTTTACATTAGCGCCGCTTCATCTTTTATGGATTTAATTATTGGCGGAACATTTTTAGGGATAGGCGGAGCAGTCTTTTCCGTCGGTGTCACGTCACTGCCAAAGTATTATCCAAAAGAAAAGCATGGCTTAGTGAATGGGGTATACGGGATTGGTAACTTAGGAACGGCTGTATCGACATTTACCGCGCCAATCATTGCAACACAAATTGGTTGGACAGCGACTGTAAAATTATATCTTATTGTACTAGTCATTTTCGCAGCACTTAACTTTTTCTTAGGAGATAAGGCAGAACCAAAAGTGAAAGCGCCAATTATGGATCAAATTAAGAGCGTATATAAAGATGAGAAACTATGGTTTTTTTCATTGTTTTACTTTATTACATTCGGTTCATTCGTAGCGTTCACCGTATTTTTACCTAATTTCCTAGTATCGTATTTTGGCATCGAAAAAGTGGATGCCGGTATGAGAACAGCAGGTTTTATTGTCCTAGCAACCGCATTTCGTCCAATCGGCGGATGGCTTGGAGATAAATTTCCTCCTCTAAATTTGCTCATGGTTTGTTTTGCGGGGCTAACAGGAGCAGCCGTCGTTCTAGCTTTTTCACCATCAATTGGACTATACACAGTCGGATCCTTAATTATCGCGGTCTGTGCTGGCGCTGGAAATGGATTGATTTTCAAACTTGTTCCGACATTCTTCAATAAACAAGCAGGAATTGTGAACGGAATCGTTTCTATGATGGGCGGTTTAGGAGGTTTTTTTCCACCGCTATTGCTGTCTGTCGTCTATTCAATGACAGGATCTTATTCAATTGGCTTTATGGCTTTTTCCCAAGTCGCACTCGTTAGTTTAATTCTTGTGATCTGGTTGTATTATATGGACCGATTAAAACTCGCTTCGGACGTATTTGAATCAACGGGACAAGGGATACTTGTCACAAATGCGGCAGGGACAATTGAAAGTGTAAACCCAGCTTTTACCGAATTGACGGGTTATTCCGAAGAAGAGGTCATTGGCCGAAATCCAAATATTTTAAGTTCAGGAAGACAATCATCTGAATTTTATACGACGATGTGGGGGCAAATTGGACAGGAAGGTGAATGGACAGGAAAGCTATGGAATAAAAAGAAAGATGGTGAAGAGTATTTGGAGCTTCTTTCTATCCATACAGTTACTGATTCAACTGGTGAAGTGCTCAGATATGTCGGGACATTTACAGACATTACACCTGAGTAA